One Synergistota bacterium DNA window includes the following coding sequences:
- a CDS encoding nodulation protein NfeD: MRKAILWIVFLMSGLLFANFSWAMTIYRVDIKGLINPVTLKYISNSFRRAEESKNSALLAIIDTPGGLVSSMRPIVQAFLNSDIPVIAYVYPRGARAASAGTFILLSAHIAAMAPGTTLGAAHPVTVGFGGEKKENKIMEGKIVNDLVALIKAIAKERGRNEKWAEMAIRTSATLTADEALKEKVIDMVSPNIGSLLKSLNGKTVKLSSGKEVKLDFESYKLIHLKMPWHDKILHLIGDPNIAYVLLFIGFYALIFEVTHPGAILPGVIGALSLILFFFSFQILPFSVAGLILIFLGIGLLILELFVVSHGVLTIGGTVSLLLGSFMLMGGGKEAPYLKISTGLIIGMVAATVVFFAFALSLALYAQRRKPISGREGMIGEKGVVKTKLSPQGTILVHGELWKAVSLNGEIEEGESVEVVGIDGLTLKVRRVKKEGGEKGVL, translated from the coding sequence GTGAGAAAAGCCATATTGTGGATAGTTTTTTTAATGAGTGGTTTGCTTTTTGCTAACTTTTCTTGGGCTATGACCATATATAGAGTAGATATAAAAGGATTGATAAATCCTGTTACTCTTAAATATATTTCGAACTCCTTTAGGAGGGCCGAGGAAAGCAAGAATTCCGCTTTGCTTGCGATCATAGATACTCCTGGTGGGCTGGTCAGCTCCATGAGGCCTATAGTACAGGCCTTTTTAAATTCCGATATTCCCGTAATTGCGTATGTTTATCCCAGAGGAGCGCGAGCAGCCTCTGCAGGGACATTTATTCTCCTTTCTGCCCACATTGCAGCTATGGCGCCTGGCACAACGCTTGGTGCAGCTCATCCAGTGACTGTTGGCTTTGGGGGAGAAAAGAAAGAGAACAAGATTATGGAAGGAAAGATAGTCAATGATCTGGTTGCGCTCATAAAGGCGATAGCTAAGGAAAGGGGAAGAAACGAGAAGTGGGCAGAGATGGCTATAAGAACGAGTGCTACTTTGACAGCTGATGAAGCATTAAAGGAGAAAGTTATAGATATGGTTTCACCAAATATAGGTTCTCTTCTAAAGTCCCTTAATGGTAAAACGGTGAAGCTTTCCTCTGGCAAGGAAGTTAAGTTAGACTTCGAGAGTTATAAGTTGATTCATTTAAAAATGCCGTGGCACGATAAGATTCTTCATCTAATAGGGGATCCGAATATAGCCTATGTGCTACTCTTTATAGGATTTTACGCATTAATCTTTGAAGTAACGCATCCAGGTGCAATTTTGCCTGGGGTCATAGGGGCGCTTTCTTTGATATTGTTTTTCTTCTCTTTTCAAATTTTGCCTTTTAGCGTTGCGGGACTCATATTGATATTTTTAGGGATAGGACTGCTTATACTTGAGCTTTTTGTGGTTTCACATGGGGTTTTAACCATAGGAGGGACCGTGTCTCTTCTTTTAGGTTCTTTTATGCTCATGGGTGGAGGAAAAGAAGCGCCATACCTTAAAATATCCACTGGACTTATAATAGGGATGGTGGCGGCAACTGTGGTATTTTTCGCTTTCGCACTGAGCTTAGCGTTGTACGCTCAAAGGAGAAAGCCTATATCTGGCAGAGAGGGAATGATAGGAGAAAAGGGTGTGGTGAAAACGAAACTCTCACCACAGGGGACGATCTTGGTTCACGGTGAGTTGTGGAAGGCGGTTTCCTTAAACGGTGAGATTGAGGAGGGTGAGAGCGTGGAAGTTGTGGGAATCGATGGCTTAACCCTTAAAGTCAGGAGGGTTAAGAAGGAGGGAGGGGAGAAAGGTGTTTTATGA
- a CDS encoding slipin family protein, with translation MLSSALKVVREYERGVVFRLGRLIGAKGPGLIILIPLVDKMVKVSLRVITLDVPVQEVITKDNVPIKINAVVYFRVLDPIKAVVEVEDYVMATSQISQTTLRSVAGQVELDELLAHRERVNQRLQSIIDEQTDPWGIKVSMVEIKDLELPEGMKRAMARQAEAERERRAKIINAEGEFQAAQKLSEAAGILERYPKALQLRFLQTVREVASERNSMIIFPLPIDILDAFVRRWGKDGES, from the coding sequence ATGTTATCTTCGGCCTTAAAGGTGGTTAGGGAATATGAAAGGGGAGTGGTTTTTAGGCTGGGGAGGTTAATAGGTGCCAAGGGGCCGGGGCTGATAATTCTCATTCCTCTCGTGGACAAGATGGTTAAGGTTAGCCTGAGGGTGATAACCTTAGATGTACCAGTTCAGGAGGTCATAACTAAGGATAATGTTCCTATTAAGATAAATGCGGTGGTTTATTTTCGCGTTCTCGATCCTATAAAGGCGGTTGTCGAAGTTGAGGATTACGTGATGGCAACCTCCCAAATTTCACAAACTACCTTAAGGAGTGTTGCAGGCCAAGTAGAGCTTGATGAGCTTCTTGCTCACAGAGAAAGGGTCAATCAGCGTCTGCAGAGCATAATAGATGAGCAAACCGATCCTTGGGGTATAAAAGTGAGTATGGTTGAGATAAAGGACCTCGAGCTCCCGGAGGGAATGAAGAGAGCCATGGCACGTCAGGCTGAGGCGGAAAGGGAAAGGAGAGCCAAGATAATAAACGCTGAGGGAGAATTCCAAGCTGCTCAAAAGCTTTCTGAAGCTGCAGGAATTCTTGAGAGATACCCGAAGGCGCTCCAGCTCAGGTTTCTTCAGACCGTTAGGGAGGTTGCAAGTGAGCGCAATTCTATGATAATATTCCCATTGCCAATAGATATACTCGATGCGTTTGTCAGGAGGTGGGGAAAGGATGGGGAAAGTTAA
- a CDS encoding glutathione S-transferase N-terminal domain-containing protein, translating to MGKVKVYSTPVCPYCNMAKEYLSQKGVEYEDIDVSRDREAAMYMIMKTGQMGVPVIEICDKFIVGYDPRAIDEALEECQREG from the coding sequence ATGGGGAAAGTTAAGGTGTATTCGACTCCCGTTTGCCCATATTGTAATATGGCTAAGGAGTATCTTTCTCAGAAAGGGGTGGAGTATGAGGATATCGATGTAAGCAGGGATAGAGAAGCTGCCATGTATATGATAATGAAGACGGGACAGATGGGGGTTCCCGTAATAGAAATATGTGATAAGTTCATCGTGGGATATGATCCCCGTGCCATAGATGAAGCCTTGGAGGAATGCCAGCGAGAGGGATAG
- a CDS encoding HD domain-containing protein → MREELLKLLPEINWIEEEDLREKVISTWIEALERGGWKPEDTKKIPFTLLLEGVGISFLDHTRAVTQMAKAICDIAKEIYGEKMPLNRDYLIAGALLHDVGKLMEYEIKDGKYVQTKIGKTLRHPFIGAALAYLNGLPPEVAHIIAFHSHEGDHVKRIPEAIIVNKADFVNFDTIKAIMGR, encoded by the coding sequence GTGAGAGAAGAGCTTCTCAAGCTGCTCCCGGAGATTAACTGGATCGAGGAGGAGGATCTCAGAGAGAAGGTCATTTCCACTTGGATCGAAGCACTTGAGAGAGGCGGGTGGAAACCCGAGGATACGAAAAAGATACCGTTCACCTTACTTCTTGAAGGTGTGGGAATAAGCTTTCTCGATCACACGAGGGCGGTGACCCAGATGGCGAAAGCTATTTGCGATATCGCGAAGGAGATTTATGGAGAAAAGATGCCTCTGAATAGGGACTATTTAATAGCTGGAGCTCTTCTTCACGATGTTGGTAAGCTTATGGAGTACGAGATAAAGGATGGTAAATATGTGCAAACCAAGATAGGCAAGACCCTAAGACATCCCTTCATCGGAGCTGCTTTGGCTTATCTTAATGGCTTACCCCCGGAGGTTGCCCATATTATCGCCTTCCATTCCCATGAAGGTGATCACGTTAAGAGAATCCCTGAGGCTATTATAGTTAACAAGGCAGATTTCGTTAACTTCGATACGATTAAAGCGATAATGGGGAGGTGA
- a CDS encoding 3-isopropylmalate dehydratase large subunit: protein MGKTIIEKIVSEKLGRDVKAGERVWVPLDLVVIRDFAGPNAVLQFDDVTGGTGKVFDPEKIAITFDYQAPAKVEKVANNQRICREFAERQGIKHLFDVNTGVGQHTILEAGLVTPGSVIIGTDSHMNLLGAVESFSTGVGTTDIVAGFILGKLWFRVPNSIKIIFSGKLEYPVTPKDLTLFYVKEMGGDGANYLSVEFSGEVIDSLDLAGRLTLASMVTETSGKIGLMVPNDDVKAFLREKTGRDFDGIEPDKDAEYLEIREYDVSNLEPLISCPHTPENVKKVREVKGTKIDEVFIGSCTNGRYEDFKAAYDYLMKVGKEFHPKVRVIFTPSTREVALRLLEEGIAKAFVEAGGIVTNPGCSLCTIGHHGVLARDDVLLSTSNRNFQGKLGKGSYVYLCSPLTAIASAITGEITDPRDLL, encoded by the coding sequence GTGGGCAAGACCATAATTGAGAAAATCGTTTCGGAAAAGCTTGGAAGGGATGTTAAGGCAGGAGAGAGGGTTTGGGTTCCCCTCGATCTCGTAGTTATAAGGGATTTTGCTGGGCCTAACGCGGTACTCCAGTTTGATGATGTTACGGGCGGAACCGGGAAGGTTTTCGATCCTGAGAAGATAGCCATCACCTTTGATTATCAGGCTCCGGCTAAGGTTGAGAAAGTGGCCAATAATCAGAGGATCTGCAGGGAGTTTGCCGAGCGTCAGGGTATAAAGCATCTTTTCGATGTTAACACTGGTGTGGGACAGCATACGATACTCGAGGCAGGACTTGTGACTCCAGGAAGCGTGATAATAGGAACCGATAGTCACATGAATCTCCTGGGAGCGGTTGAGTCCTTCTCAACCGGGGTTGGAACCACCGATATAGTCGCGGGATTTATTCTTGGTAAACTTTGGTTCAGGGTTCCTAACAGTATAAAGATCATATTTAGTGGAAAGCTTGAGTACCCCGTTACTCCTAAGGATTTAACCCTCTTTTATGTCAAGGAGATGGGAGGGGATGGAGCGAATTATCTTTCTGTGGAGTTCAGCGGTGAAGTCATAGATTCTCTTGATCTTGCAGGAAGGCTTACGCTTGCCAGTATGGTTACGGAAACGAGTGGGAAGATAGGATTGATGGTTCCAAATGATGATGTTAAAGCTTTTCTCAGGGAAAAGACAGGTAGAGATTTCGATGGAATAGAGCCCGATAAGGATGCTGAATATCTTGAGATAAGAGAGTATGATGTTAGCAATCTTGAGCCTCTGATCTCATGTCCTCACACCCCGGAAAACGTTAAGAAGGTTAGAGAAGTTAAGGGTACCAAGATAGATGAGGTATTTATAGGATCGTGTACCAATGGGCGATACGAGGACTTCAAGGCAGCATACGATTATCTGATGAAGGTAGGAAAGGAGTTCCATCCAAAGGTGCGCGTTATATTCACTCCATCCACGAGAGAAGTGGCTTTAAGACTCCTTGAGGAGGGAATAGCCAAGGCGTTTGTTGAGGCGGGAGGTATAGTTACCAATCCGGGTTGTAGTCTATGCACCATAGGACATCACGGCGTTTTAGCTAGGGATGATGTCCTCTTAAGCACCTCCAATAGGAACTTCCAGGGTAAGCTTGGAAAGGGATCCTATGTATATCTGTGCAGTCCATTAACTGCGATAGCTTCTGCTATAACCGGAGAGATTACTGATCCGAGAGATTTGCTTTAA